In Pectinophora gossypiella chromosome 1, ilPecGoss1.1, whole genome shotgun sequence, one genomic interval encodes:
- the LOC126375722 gene encoding uncharacterized protein LOC126375722: MVYTFIVYFTLFCLSRKIDSLPPALCNAPFKWQDCGKPPVPVMYYWKPGSRCEVGLWKGCLPNMNMFRDEYECVSTCIFSSRAMPEDYHNFNEIDFTEAYGDLETTTVDSNDSNMTNDTNGTNITNATNSTENVTTTVASAGAGNETGDAANGSGNETTVKNDTGS; this comes from the exons ATGGTTTATACATTCATCGTATACTTCACATTATTTTGTCTGTCAAGAAAGATTGAttcat TGCCGCCAGCACTGTGTAACGCGCCCTTCAAATGGCAGGATTGTGGAAAGCCGCCTGTTCCAGTAATGTACTACTGGAAACCAGGGTCGCGGTGCGAAGTTGGTCTTTGGAAAGGATGTCTTCCCAACATGAACATGTTTCGAgatgagtatgaatgtgtatCTACATGCATTTTCTCATCACGAGCGATGCCCGAAGACTACCACAACTTCAATGAAATTGATTTTACGGAAGCCTATGGCGATCTAGAGACAACAACGGTAGATTCAAATGACAGTAATATGACTAACGATACAAATGGCACAAACATCACTAATGCCACAAATTCGACCGAAAATGTAACTACAACTGTAGCATCAGCGGGTGCCGGGAATGAAACAGGTGATGCGGCTAATGGGAGTGGTAATGAAACTACTGTTAAAAATGATACAggaagttaa